The Triticum urartu cultivar G1812 chromosome 5, Tu2.1, whole genome shotgun sequence genome contains the following window.
GTAACTCAAGAAAGGGTGAAAGCAATCATGGGATACATGTGTCAGCAGGGGATGATGATTTGTCAACCACGCAGAAACCAAGGAAAGTGAAGCTCAAAATTGGTGGAATCAGTCGGACCATACCGGCAAAACCAAACCCTGCTATACCAGATTCCAGGTCTTCAGCTGCAAAGCCTACACGGCCAGGAGATTCATCGCACCGGCAAAAGCATGGTAATCAGGTAAACAACAAGTGATCATATCTTTTGTTTCGTAGTGTACTTGAGACCTGAAAAGAAGGATCATTTTGAAGAAGAAAATTTGCTAGCTTGCTAAATTCAAGTTCTGCAACGAAAACTGGATGGTGTTATTAGGACATACACATGCAGTTTCTATCGAGATATTTCTTTTATCTCATAGTCTTGGCACTATACCTGTTCTgattatactccctccattttatttactctgcatattagctttgactgaagtcaaagtttataaagtttgaccaagtttatagaaaataATGCTCCGTATAAACTTTCACAAtaacaaatactccctccgtcccgaattacttgtcttagatttgtctataTACGGATGATCTGTATCTAGACAagttttagtgctagatacatccgtatctagacaaatctaagacaagtaatttgaGACGGAGGTAATATATAAGATGCGAAAATATATGCAATGATGATTCTAATGGTACTTATTTGGCACTGTGGATGTTAATAAATTTTTGTATAAACTTAGTCAAAGTTTACAAAATTTGACTTGAGacaaatctaatatgcagagtaGATAAAAACGAAGGGAATATTTTGCAAGTCATGATGTTATGTTGGTTCTATGCATGTCCTGTCCGTTTATTTGCTTTGCTATCCATAATTGATACCCAATTAAAACGATGAATTACTTTCAGACTGAAGGTGCCAAAGATTCAAATAGGTTGCCCTCTTCTCAAGACAAGAAAACAAGAAAGCTGAGGAAAATTGAAGATACCTTGACTCCGGAACAACCTGCCAAAGTTCAGAGAGAAGCGTCTTCGGATCCTGTCCGGAAGAGTAGAAGGATTGCTAAGAAATCCAACATGGACAGTGAATTAGATGAGGAATATGGTTTAAGTACTCCTGAAAATCATGGAGCTTCTAATGATAATGAGGGTCATATTCGTGAACCTAAAAACAAAGGAGGGAGTAACCCTAAGAAGAATGCCTCGAAGAAAGACCGGAGCAGGAGCACAGTTTATGAGGTTGATAATGATTTTGTTACACCCCAATCAAATAGAGATGGCAAGAAAAGGTCAAGAGATTCTACTGATGCTGATGAGGATAATGCAGAAGAGGAGCTGGCCTCTGATAATGATCTTGAAGCTGAAAACAAGAAGCAGAAAGCAGTCACTGAATTGTCTGCCAGTGTTAAGAGTGAACCTCTCACAACGCGTCGCCGAGCCCTTCAATCATGGATGGATGGGAACAGCAACAGTACCATTGAGTTCCCCGATGGTTTACCAGCAGCTTCATCAAGAAGTACATACTACCTTGTTGCCTATTGTAACTTGACTGAAGTCTTGCGCTGATTTAATTTGAAACATTTTTCTGTGGCTCCAGGCAAGAAGGAAAAGCTCTCTGATGCTGAGATGCTCGCGAAGAAGGCTGAGGCTGCTCAGCGGCGCAAGATGCAAGTGGAGAAAGCCACTAAAGAAAGCGAGGTTGGAGAAACATTTGCTTGATTTCTTTTAAACTTCCTGGAGTAGGTTCAGTTCCTAGGAGTTCTTAAAAGTGTTAACTGCAGGCTGAAGCTATAAGGAAAATACTGGGCCTGGACAccgagaagaagaaagaagagagGAAGCAGAAGGAGCGAGAGGAGAAGGTCCATTGCATCATTTGATCATATGCCCATGACACTCGCGTTTTCTACTACTATTATCTTCTGACAGAATCATTCCTTCTTACTCAGGAGAAGGCAGCCAGAGCGCAAGAACTCGCCAGGAGCTCCATCCGGTGGGTCATGGGGCCCACAGGCACGGTGGTCACGTTCCCTGAAGAAGTAGGCCTCCCCAGTATCTTCAACTCCAAACCCTGCAGGTAACCAATCCTCGCATCCCTCCCCACATTTGAGAAATCATCAGCACCAAATGTGCGCCTCGGATAACATCGTCTCACTTTGCCTTCATCACCCAGCTACCCTCCACCGCGTGAGAAGTGCGCCGGACCGTCTTGCACGAATGCGTACCGGTACAGGGACTCGAAGCTGAAGCTCCCCCTCTGCAGCCTGGAGTGCTACAAAGCTGTCCGCGGGAGCGCTTGATTTTGAGGACGCCGGGGTGGCGTCAGAGGTCCCTATTTTCGCAGCCGCATTCATTCATGCACCTTCACAATAAGAGAGGACGGCCAGTCCTGACGATGCAAATTTGTCGGTTGGTCGAATAAGCGAGTTACATAATAGTTACACATAGCTCTGTGGGTAAAAGATTATGTGTACTGCACCAGTTTGTTTTACTACACCGTCGAGATGTACTGAACCAGTGATGTTACCGGATGGTTTCTAAGTATAGATATTACACATACATATAGAGAAGGCAGCAGACAAAGATAGCTTCATTTTTCCTGGCGACTTTTCGTTTTATATAAACCTTAGTGAGTTGGTGTCTGTATTTTGGAAGCAAGAAACAAAAGGCACAGACAAATTTATTGCTGCAAATGTGAAGGAAATTTGTTACGATGGCGAAAAAAgctaaaagaaataaaaaaattgGGGGCATTCCGAGAATTGAACTCGGGACCTCTCGCACCCTAAGCGAGAATCATACCACTAGACCAAATGCCCTTTGATGAAAACAAAGGTTTATAACATCTCTAACGTAGGTGGTTGACTGGTGGGCATGCCGATGGGCCCTCCACTCGCTCAGAGCCTCAGAGGCTCAGACCACCCGTGTGGACCGGGCCCGTCCGCGAATCTCAGCCCTTAAATGGGCGTTTCCGCAAAAACGCCATCCCCGTAACAAATCGAAGAGTGGGTCTCTCTCTCGCGGCGGCGCAGGCGTCTCTCTCCTTCTCCTCCGGCGGCGGCAAGGTCAGACCCCTCTTCCCACACCGCTCGAACCTGCTCCGTTCAATCGATCCCTCGGCTCTCCGTGTCCTGGCGCGCGGCTAGGCTCCTTCGTGGCCTTCTCGCGGATCGGATCCTAGGTTTCCCCCCTCTAATTTGTTAGGAACCGTTCCAGATCTGGTCGCTCGGTGCCTGGATGATCCATTTCGCTGGGGCTGTCGACGGCATCAACCGACGGGCTAGAAATTTGGGATGTTGCGCGATGATTTAGGGTAGCAGGATGCGTGTGATTTGCGAGGCGGTATTATTTTTTTTTCGTGTGAATACGGCATATTGTTCGTAACCACGGCGTGCGCTGCCCACATGCGGTGCGAATTTTTGGCCATGTTTTTGTTCATCATAGACTCGTGATTTGAGGGCTGTGCGATTTGGATTGGGAGATGGTAGCTAGGAAAGAAACATCGTTTGCTCCAATGAGATGTGAATATGTATGTATCAGATGATATATCTGGGACCTAGGAGGTATCTTTTGGCGTCGTACCATAGCTGCTGCCTGTGGATCGTTTGGCTCAGTGCTATCCCTGACTAGCTCATGTTCAGTTTTGATTTGAGGGCCATGCGATTTGGATTGGGAAATGGTGGCTAAGAAAGAAACATCGTTTGCTCCAATGAGATGTGGATATGTATGTATCAGATTATATACCTGGTAATTAGGAAGTATACTTTGGCGTGGTACCATCGCCGCTGCCTCTGGATGGTTTGGCTCAGTGTAATCCCTTACTAGCACATTATATGTTCACTAGTGTGTCATCTTTGGTTTCACATATGAAGTTAGGTGTGCCTTCTATTGCACTGTCGCAGCTTCTAACATCCCGTATCATTATCAAACTCTGTTATCTTTTTGCTCAGCAACCTGCATCATGTTCATGATGGTGTTGTGACTTGTGTAGTTCTCGACTTTGCCATGCACATGAATGAGTGGTGTTGCAGGACTGTGCTTTTATTATTGTTCTAGTTAATTCATATTCTTAGAGCACCAGTAATTTCTCTCTGCTGCACTTAGCACATTACAATTATACATTTTCCTCTCATTTTATGTCAGCATAACTCTTGTAAGATTTTTCAAGTATCTTAGCGACTGTCTTATATCTGCATATGTTTTCATATGTGTAACTGTTGTGCTATCCGCGCTAACATTATAGGTTTTGTGAGGTATCACTATTGCGAATAACCTGCTGATATGGCGCTCTATAAAATGCCATTAATCTATGTGAGTGGGGTTCCAGCTGGTGTTGTGGTATTAGTTCCTTTATGAACGTATCAGCACAACCATATTGCCGTGTTGGTAGAGCTCATCTGTGTTGATTACTTGGTTTGGCTTATATACAATAGTATATGTTAGCTAGATTCATGTCCTTTCAGTATCCCAAAGCAGAAAAGTTCTTTTACTGATGAAGATGCTTATGTTCAAAGTAACCCCAAGTGCAAACTTATCATAGATCTCATCAAGTATACTTTCTGTGGGTATTTTCTTTGATGGAAAGGACTTTTTTTAATTTTCTTAGTGATTTCTTGAATTTGAGTGAACCCGGTCTTGACTTATCTTGTAGTTTGTCTGTAACTTCTTAAATATGCATTGTGTTGAAGAAAATGATCTGTTGTGGCAATTATGATGTTATTGTCCATCTTCTTTTGGCTGAGTGCTTCGTATGGAACAATGCATAATTTGAGTGGTGATTGTTGGATTTGCTAGGATGTTGATAATTTATGG
Protein-coding sequences here:
- the LOC125508137 gene encoding eukaryotic translation initiation factor 5B, with product MSSRSNSKRLPSDDNVASDGGLRRQEFYLNGPSLDRASKRITEGVLSPPNLKNSHKSKGSHQLHSEASGSNSRKGESNHGIHVSAGDDDLSTTQKPRKVKLKIGGISRTIPAKPNPAIPDSRSSAAKPTRPGDSSHRQKHGNQTEGAKDSNRLPSSQDKKTRKLRKIEDTLTPEQPAKVQREASSDPVRKSRRIAKKSNMDSELDEEYGLSTPENHGASNDNEGHIREPKNKGGSNPKKNASKKDRSRSTVYEVDNDFVTPQSNRDGKKRSRDSTDADEDNAEEELASDNDLEAENKKQKAVTELSASVKSEPLTTRRRALQSWMDGNSNSTIEFPDGLPAASSRSKKEKLSDAEMLAKKAEAAQRRKMQVEKATKESEAEAIRKILGLDTEKKKEERKQKEREEKEKAARAQELARSSIRWVMGPTGTVVTFPEEVGLPSIFNSKPCSYPPPREKCAGPSCTNAYRYRDSKLKLPLCSLECYKAVRGSA